The following are encoded in a window of Peromyscus maniculatus bairdii isolate BWxNUB_F1_BW_parent chromosome X, HU_Pman_BW_mat_3.1, whole genome shotgun sequence genomic DNA:
- the LOC102912139 gene encoding G-protein coupled receptor 83-like: protein MNTSVLLQMESTIDWLQQNVSWAPFLEDDSCNYTSLNGTNVSSAEWGGAAGRVRKWIGGNPHIMAKIVLTFAYAVIIMISLFGNSLVCQVFVKHKEIKKSTGLLIFNLAISDILIILLNSPFALARFLTGQWVFGRIMCHISRFAQYCSLHVSTLTLMAVAMDRHRVILHPMKPRLTHHQSLTVVGVIWSIAVFLALPHAIYQNVTTYIGMDGTTRSYCLPAFPGPSQEVSKYVDLGTFVLLYILPLLVIVVTYSHLGKRLWLQNAIGDASARQLMAHYQKRKKSIRMLILIVLVFAVCWFPLNFYVVLISNAGVENDSVVFYGFHWFAMSSTCYNPFIYCWLNRSFRAKLRSISSFRMQSLFLCSRSQVQQIKPKESHELRELRTSSLLRVPLAVPEPQVFEDPSMATGDNSQVSVQGDWEDPDPSIDEEAAAVAGPSTQDPYFCIHMKTTRH from the exons atgaacaccTCTGTCCTGTTACAAATGGAAAGTACCATTGATTGGCTCCAACAAAATGTCAGTTGGGCTCCATTCCTTGAGGATGACAGTTGCAATTACACCAGTCTGAATGGAACCAATGTCTCAAGTgcagagtggggaggggcagcaggaagagtcAGGAAGTGGATAGGGGGCAATCCCCACATCATGGCAAAGATTGTGCTGACATTCGCATATGCTGTCATCATAATGATATCCCTCTTTGGCAACTCTCTGGTATGCCAAGTTTTTGTCAAGcacaaagaaatcaagaaatcaaCAGGCCTTCTCATCTTCAATCTGGCGATATCTGACATTTTGATAATCCTGCTCAACAGTCCATTTGCTCTG GCTCGTTTCCTGACTGGACAGTGGGTATTTGGTAGGATTATGTGTCATATCAGTCGTTTTGCTCAGTACTGCTCCCTCCACGTTTCCACTCTTACACTGATGGCAGTTGCCATGGACCGGCACCGG GTAATTCTGCACCCAATGAAACCAAGGCTAACACACCACCAGAGCTTAACGGTTGTTGGTGTGATCTGGAGTATTGCAGTGTTCCTTGCTCTTCCGCATGCAATTTACCAAAATGTGACCACTTACATCGGCAT ggatggcaccaccaggAGCTACTGCCTCCCTGCCTTTCCTGGACCGAGTCAGGAGGTTTCGAAGTATGTGGACCTCGGGACATTTGTCTTGCTGTACATCCTGCCACTTCTGGTGATTGTTGTAACCTATTCTCACCTAGGAAAGAGGTTGTGGCTACAAAATGCCATCGGTGATGCATCTGCTCGTCAACTTATGGCACACTACCAGAAGCGGAAGAAGAGCATCAGGATGCTGATACTTATTGTGTTGGTCTTTGCAGTTTGTTGGTTTCCACTTAATTTCTATGTGGTTCTTATTTCCAATGCAGGTGTAGAAAATGATAGTGTGGTCTTCTATGGCTTTCACTGGTTTGCAATGAGCAGCACTTGCTACAATCCTTTCATCTACTGCTGGCTCAATAGGAGCTTCCGTGCCAAACTAAGATCTATATCATCTTTCAGGATGCAGTCACTGTTTTTATGTAGCAGGTCCCAGGTTCAGCAAATCAAGCCAAAGGAGAGTCATGAGCTGCGAGAACTCCGGACATCTTCGCTGCTGCGAGTTCCCCTGGCTGTTCCAGAGCCCCAGGTATTTGAGGATCCCAGTATGGCTACAGGGGATAATTCCCAAGTTTCTGTTCAAGGGGATTGGGAAGATCCAGATCCCTCCATAGATGAAgaggcagcagcagtagcagggCCCTCAACCCAGGATCCTTACTTTTGCATTCACATGAAGACCACCAGACACTAA